The following are encoded together in the Triticum dicoccoides isolate Atlit2015 ecotype Zavitan chromosome 6B, WEW_v2.0, whole genome shotgun sequence genome:
- the LOC119321709 gene encoding uncharacterized protein LOC119321709 — protein sequence MSPQLAFADPKLFLKSLPVEEDLLTHLSMLCKRESKPGNSGRLYTCDKAAVQACEIAEGLDASKDSPDMAAWPISKVAVLLIDPERKKCLIEQAGVWSFIEKEFDEASSSNRIAVQKSANKRTCVAVDGTDMSQELALSEVERRTGMKASNLRVLETFLAYSLSKGRTTTKLLLVEYEQALKGNLVEISLEDLITSMTGPVFANHQVLKITSLVEYYHILPYKDILSELLHRKWPETLIVPTMMNSALPWQNMEVLEKSGTFSENVSDLVESLRLIQKIPDDILCKEHILQNHSAECDMDIQRIQNEGLMTAKVLSDKYKNGFPNMEVATSSCSGDGGRLKKKTLRASLEFRKYVELHEICRDCYCISPRYTVLPSITDGTYTASVRLRCPDVKMTIYGCPRKTPLEARCSAAANMIQELCKA from the exons ATGTCTCCACAGCTTGCTTTCGCAGATCCCAAACTCTTCCTCAAGTCGCTTCCTGTTGAAGAAGATTTGCTCACGCACTTGAGTATGCTCTGTAAGCGTGAGAGCAAGCCTGGGAACAGTGGGAGGTTATATACTTGTGACAAAGCAGCAGTACAGGCCTGTGAGATCGCTGAAGGACTCGACGCGAGCAAAGATTCTCCAGACATGGCAGCGTGGCCAATCTCGAAAGTTGCTGTGCTTCTTATCGACCCGGAAAGGAAAAAATGTCTGATTGAACAGGCGGGTGTCTGGTCATTCATAGAGAAGGAATTTGATGAAGCATCCAGTAGCAATAGGATAGCAGTCCAGAAATCGGCGAATAAACGAACCTGTGTTGCGGTGGACGGAACAGATATGTCTCAGGAACTAGCATTGTCAGAAGTGGAGCGTAGAACAG GTATGAAGGCCTCAAACTTGCGTGTTCTCGAAACTTTTTTGGCATACTCACTGAGTAAAGGAAGGACAACTACCAAGTTGCTCCTTGTGGAGTATGAGCAAGCACTGAAAGGCAACCTTGTGGAAATTTCTCTAGAAGACTTGATTACCAG TATGACTGGTCCGGTCTTTGCAAATCATCAAGTCCTGAAAATAACTTCTCTTGTTGAGTACTATCACATTCTTCCATATAAAGATATTTTGTCAGAACTCCTGCACAG GAAATGGCCAGAAACATTAATTGTCCCTACAATGATGAACAGTGCTTTGCCATGGCAGAATATGGAAGTATTAGAAAAGTCAG GCACTTTCTCCGAAAACGTGAGTGATCTGGTGGAATCACTGCGGCTAATTCAGAAAATACCGGATGATATT CTCTGCAAGGAACACATACTTCAAAACCATAGTGCTGAATGTGATATGGACATTCAGAGAATCCAGAATG AAGGGCTGATGACAGCAAAAGTGTTGTCAGACAAGTATAAGAATGGTTTCCCAAATATGGAAGTTGCGACTTCATCTTGCTCTGGAGATGGCGGTCGCCTAAAGAAGAAGACACTGAGGGCAAGCCTTGAATTCAGGAAATACGTG GAGCTTCATGAGATCTGCCGTGATTGCTACTGTATATCTCCAAGATACACAGTACTGCCTTCAATAACAGATG GAACGTACACCGCCAGTGTACGTCTTAGATGCCCTGATGTTAAGATGACCATCTATGGTTGTCCTCGCAAGACCCCACTCGAGGCGAGGTGCTCTGCAGCTGCCAATATGATACAGGAGCTTTGCAAGGCGTAG